The following proteins come from a genomic window of Enterococcus gilvus ATCC BAA-350:
- a CDS encoding galactitol-1-phosphate 5-dehydrogenase, whose protein sequence is MKAALLKGLNQFEIEEIKKPIPLDHEVLVKVKAAGICGSDIHKMQNEWKYGLPMVMGHEFAGVIEAVGSGVKQVSIGDRVAIAPLIPCHECTYCKSGKYQLCEHYTMIGSHHYGGFEEYVAVPEENVINIGEILSFEEGAMIEPLAVAAHGVMGLEPKIGDTVAVFGLGTIGILTVQWLRLTGVKKIIGIDIDPNKLVEAKKYGVTDTINSLEEPLEERIAEWTDEMGVDIAIECAGSKITEEQCLLITKKGGKIGYQGIAYSDVLLHQRAFENIFRREYTIQGFWNSYSAPFPGKEWLHSATFIEQGKIQLKDLISHRFELEDIQKAFDLTVNREESYNKVMIFPESREEETK, encoded by the coding sequence ATGAAAGCTGCGTTGTTAAAAGGATTAAATCAATTTGAAATCGAAGAAATCAAAAAGCCAATACCGTTGGATCATGAGGTCTTGGTAAAGGTAAAGGCCGCTGGAATCTGCGGATCAGACATCCATAAAATGCAAAATGAGTGGAAATATGGCTTGCCGATGGTTATGGGACATGAATTTGCAGGCGTGATCGAAGCTGTAGGGTCTGGGGTAAAACAAGTCTCCATAGGGGATCGTGTAGCTATTGCTCCTTTAATCCCTTGCCATGAATGTACCTATTGTAAATCAGGAAAGTATCAATTATGTGAACATTACACCATGATCGGTTCGCATCATTATGGCGGGTTTGAAGAATACGTAGCTGTTCCTGAAGAGAATGTCATCAATATTGGAGAAATCCTTTCGTTCGAGGAAGGAGCGATGATCGAACCGCTGGCAGTGGCGGCCCATGGCGTGATGGGGCTAGAGCCAAAAATTGGGGATACCGTAGCAGTATTCGGGCTAGGAACGATTGGAATATTGACCGTTCAATGGCTCCGTTTAACGGGAGTTAAAAAAATCATCGGGATTGATATCGATCCGAATAAGCTTGTCGAAGCGAAGAAATATGGCGTTACCGATACGATCAATTCTTTGGAAGAACCGTTGGAAGAACGGATTGCTGAATGGACAGATGAGATGGGTGTCGATATCGCGATCGAATGTGCCGGTTCCAAAATTACAGAAGAACAGTGTTTGTTGATTACCAAAAAAGGCGGAAAAATCGGTTATCAGGGAATCGCCTATTCAGATGTGCTGCTGCATCAACGGGCCTTTGAAAACATTTTTAGACGGGAATATACGATACAAGGATTTTGGAATTCTTATTCCGCCCCATTCCCTGGGAAAGAATGGCTACATTCGGCAACCTTTATCGAACAAGGAAAAATTCAGTTAAAGGACTTGATCTCACATCGCTTTGAGCTGGAAGACATTCAAAAAGCTTTTGACCTCACAGTGAACCGTGAAGAATCCTACAATAAAGTAATGATTTTTCCTGAAAGCAGAGAGGAGGAAACAAAATGA
- a CDS encoding PTS galactitol transporter subunit IIC — protein MKAINDVVQYILNLGPTVMLPIMILIIALIFRVPFGKALRSGLTIGIGFVGINLVIGLLSDNLGPAAQAMVERFGFHLTVIDTGWPSAASAAWASPVSAVLIPICLVVNVILLLLKVTKTLDIDLWNYWHFIAAGATGYIVTNGNWWFAILCAVLYEVACLIIADKTAPLVAKFYGLEGVSLPTGSTAAFGLIGIPIGIVISKIPGINKLQADPDSIQKRFGIFGEPMMMGIIIGAAIAALGGYDIGGILKMGINMGAVMFLMPRMVKILMEGLIPISESVRDFLQEHYGDREIYLGLDAAVTTGHPANLATGLLLVPITLFIAVILPGNKVLPFGDLATIPFYVSLIVAHRKGNIIQSVLTGTVVIALALFMATNFAPVHTEMMRGVYEFPKGATQVSTLDMGGNFLNWVILKFSQLVSGIL, from the coding sequence ATGAAAGCTATTAATGATGTTGTACAGTACATCCTGAATTTAGGACCTACTGTCATGCTGCCCATTATGATCCTAATCATCGCACTTATTTTTAGAGTTCCATTTGGGAAAGCATTAAGATCTGGGTTAACGATAGGAATTGGTTTTGTCGGTATCAATTTGGTTATTGGACTGTTATCAGATAACTTAGGACCAGCCGCTCAAGCAATGGTCGAACGCTTTGGGTTCCACTTAACAGTAATCGATACAGGCTGGCCTTCTGCTGCCTCTGCTGCGTGGGCGTCACCAGTATCTGCTGTGCTGATCCCTATCTGTTTGGTTGTAAACGTTATCTTATTACTTCTTAAAGTAACAAAAACACTAGATATCGATTTATGGAACTATTGGCATTTTATCGCTGCTGGTGCAACAGGATACATCGTAACGAATGGAAATTGGTGGTTTGCTATCCTATGTGCCGTGTTATATGAAGTTGCTTGTTTGATCATTGCAGATAAGACGGCGCCATTAGTGGCTAAGTTTTATGGCTTAGAAGGAGTGAGCTTGCCGACAGGCTCGACCGCTGCGTTTGGTTTGATTGGGATTCCGATCGGTATTGTGATCAGTAAAATCCCTGGAATCAACAAATTGCAAGCAGATCCCGATTCGATCCAAAAACGGTTTGGTATTTTTGGTGAACCAATGATGATGGGGATCATTATCGGTGCGGCGATTGCTGCATTGGGCGGCTATGACATTGGCGGTATTTTAAAAATGGGAATCAATATGGGCGCAGTGATGTTCTTGATGCCACGGATGGTAAAAATTCTGATGGAAGGCTTGATCCCTATTTCAGAATCTGTTCGGGACTTTTTACAAGAGCACTATGGAGACAGAGAAATCTATCTTGGGCTAGACGCGGCAGTGACTACTGGACATCCAGCCAACTTGGCAACAGGATTGCTTTTAGTACCGATCACGTTGTTTATCGCTGTTATTTTACCTGGGAATAAGGTTCTGCCATTTGGGGACTTGGCAACAATCCCATTTTATGTGTCATTGATCGTTGCACATCGTAAAGGAAACATTATCCAATCTGTATTGACAGGAACAGTTGTTATTGCTTTGGCACTGTTCATGGCAACGAACTTTGCGCCAGTCCATACTGAAATGATGCGCGGCGTGTATGAATTCCCTAAAGGAGCGACGCAAGTATCGACACTTGATATGGGTGGGAACTTCTTGAACTGGGTTATTTTAAAATTCTCTCAATTAGTTTCTGGAATCCTTTAA
- a CDS encoding NlpC/P60 family protein: MRKSFKLRLFSASLSLLSVVAFGSTGIMTVKAADETASTTSSSVLNSESTTEATQDSGNKEPLSNSSEDKETVVEAQDSEEKKALEAGFTKQQFDQIMSIPDVEEAAQPRMSRSMGQQNSIVSSARAQIGKPYAWGAAGPNAFDCGGLVKYVYKQATNTDLPMGTTNQEKYGTEASLGSLQPGDLLFYGNRGATYHVGIYVGNNQMIHSPQPGQTVKAVDITYFYPNFARRIVSSNGTDPNVAPTTDGQAANERYIFRMYNKNDGQHHYTQIMSEANNLIKVGWNYEGVGWVSPTTGTSVYRMYNPNNGRHHYTPYVYERDNLVKAGWKSEGVSWYSGGSVPVYRLYNPHAAPREDSHHYTPLASERDSLVKVGWRSEGTAWYAARTLK; this comes from the coding sequence ATGAGAAAGTCATTTAAGTTGCGTTTGTTTAGTGCCTCCTTGTCTCTATTAAGTGTTGTCGCGTTTGGGTCAACTGGAATCATGACTGTCAAGGCCGCAGATGAAACGGCATCAACAACTAGCAGCTCTGTTCTGAATTCTGAAAGTACGACAGAAGCAACACAAGACAGTGGAAACAAGGAGCCTCTCTCCAATTCTTCAGAAGACAAGGAAACCGTCGTTGAAGCACAGGATTCAGAAGAAAAGAAAGCGTTAGAAGCTGGTTTTACTAAACAGCAGTTTGACCAAATAATGAGTATTCCTGACGTAGAAGAGGCTGCTCAGCCGCGGATGAGCCGTTCAATGGGGCAGCAAAATTCGATTGTCTCCAGCGCCAGAGCGCAAATCGGAAAACCCTATGCATGGGGGGCAGCCGGGCCTAATGCTTTTGACTGCGGAGGGTTAGTGAAGTATGTCTATAAGCAGGCAACGAATACGGATCTTCCAATGGGGACGACCAATCAGGAAAAATACGGAACAGAGGCAAGTTTGGGTTCTTTACAGCCAGGGGATTTGCTTTTTTACGGAAACCGCGGCGCTACTTACCACGTCGGAATCTATGTTGGAAATAATCAAATGATCCATTCACCTCAGCCTGGACAAACAGTGAAGGCCGTGGATATTACTTATTTTTACCCGAATTTTGCTCGAAGAATCGTCAGCTCCAACGGCACAGACCCAAATGTTGCACCAACAACAGACGGGCAAGCGGCCAACGAGCGTTATATTTTTAGAATGTATAACAAAAATGACGGGCAACACCATTACACACAAATCATGAGTGAAGCCAATAACCTGATCAAGGTAGGTTGGAATTATGAAGGCGTTGGGTGGGTGTCGCCAACAACGGGCACGTCTGTATATAGAATGTACAATCCAAACAACGGCAGACACCACTACACACCGTATGTGTATGAACGGGACAACTTGGTCAAAGCAGGCTGGAAATCGGAAGGTGTTTCATGGTATTCAGGAGGAAGCGTTCCGGTGTATCGATTATACAATCCTCATGCGGCGCCAAGGGAAGACAGTCACCACTACACACCGCTGGCATCTGAGCGGGATAGCTTAGTCAAGGTGGGCTGGCGATCGGAGGGTACCGCCTGGTATGCGGCACGAACACTGAAATAA
- a CDS encoding PTS sugar transporter subunit IIB, giving the protein MRKVKVLVACGAGIATSTVVMKRIEDLMKDNHIDADVQQIKIAEAVSKQEGADMLISTTILPTQYKIPAITALGYISGVGADKLDEKILEMVRSVGE; this is encoded by the coding sequence ATGAGAAAAGTTAAAGTATTGGTCGCTTGCGGCGCAGGAATCGCCACTTCAACAGTGGTCATGAAACGAATTGAAGATTTGATGAAAGACAACCATATCGACGCGGATGTTCAACAAATCAAAATCGCTGAGGCAGTTTCTAAGCAGGAAGGCGCCGACATGTTGATCTCAACCACTATTCTACCAACGCAATATAAAATTCCGGCGATCACAGCGTTGGGTTACATCAGTGGTGTAGGTGCCGATAAGCTGGATGAAAAAATTCTCGAGATGGTTCGTTCTGTCGGAGAATAA
- a CDS encoding zinc-binding dehydrogenase — translation MMKGVSKQAPGYDQMAFIDLPVPEATADKVLIKVAYTGICGSDIHTFKGEYKNPTTPVVLGHEFSGEVVAVGEQVTKVNVGDRVTSETTFYVCNECDYCKEKQYNLCPHRKGIGTQQNGSMANYVLAREESIHVLPDHLSYEGAAMSEPLACCVHAMYQKSQLELKDTIIIMGPGPIGLFLLQIAKEIGAFVIMTGITKDAHRLELAKKLGADVIVDTMTEDLAKVVTDVTNGYGVDKVYDASGAVPAVNASLPLIRKQGQFIQVGLFANKMVELDTESIIQREIEYIGSRSQNPYDWPIAIHLLAKGAINIDEMITKKFPLTEWREAFDKVMEGNEIKVMIESNPGEF, via the coding sequence ATGATGAAGGGCGTCTCAAAACAAGCACCCGGTTATGACCAAATGGCATTTATCGACTTGCCAGTACCTGAAGCCACAGCGGACAAGGTACTCATTAAAGTCGCCTACACTGGAATTTGCGGGTCGGATATCCATACATTTAAAGGGGAATACAAAAATCCCACCACGCCCGTTGTATTGGGCCATGAATTTTCTGGAGAAGTTGTTGCAGTCGGCGAGCAGGTGACCAAGGTAAACGTTGGCGATCGTGTTACGAGTGAAACGACGTTTTATGTCTGCAACGAATGCGACTACTGTAAAGAAAAACAATACAATCTTTGTCCTCACCGCAAAGGCATCGGCACCCAGCAAAACGGCTCGATGGCGAATTATGTTTTGGCTCGGGAAGAAAGCATCCATGTTTTACCGGATCATTTGAGCTACGAAGGTGCAGCGATGAGTGAACCGTTGGCGTGCTGTGTGCATGCGATGTACCAAAAGAGCCAGCTAGAATTGAAGGACACGATCATTATTATGGGGCCTGGACCTATTGGTCTGTTCCTATTACAAATCGCCAAAGAAATTGGCGCATTCGTCATCATGACGGGGATCACCAAAGATGCTCATCGCTTAGAATTGGCGAAAAAATTGGGCGCGGATGTGATCGTTGATACGATGACTGAAGATTTGGCTAAGGTTGTTACTGACGTGACAAATGGCTACGGTGTCGACAAAGTCTACGACGCTTCTGGAGCGGTGCCGGCAGTCAATGCCAGCTTGCCGTTGATTCGCAAGCAAGGACAATTCATCCAAGTGGGCTTGTTCGCCAATAAAATGGTGGAGCTGGACACCGAATCGATCATTCAGCGAGAAATCGAATACATCGGCAGCCGTTCGCAAAATCCGTACGATTGGCCGATCGCGATCCATCTGCTTGCCAAAGGCGCCATTAACATCGACGAGATGATCACGAAGAAATTCCCACTGACTGAATGGCGCGAAGCCTTCGACAAGGTCATGGAAGGCAACGAGATCAAAGTGATGATCGAGTCCAATCCGGGAGAATTTTAG
- a CDS encoding TIGR00730 family Rossman fold protein, whose protein sequence is MKLAVFCGSRYGKEEKYKKLAEQVGEYIADVGAELVYGGSISGLMGAVSDGVIKKNGNVTGIYPRGLFADEVPREDVTEFIFTDTLDERKQLLINKSDAYLVLPGGLGTLEELSQVLSASSIGLIPAKPVAILDIDGFYYSFIEFLINASNEAFIDPEATKHLLISADYHSLIDKICCEVAGEGVVAS, encoded by the coding sequence ATGAAATTAGCAGTCTTTTGCGGCTCACGCTATGGAAAAGAAGAAAAATATAAGAAGCTTGCAGAACAGGTCGGAGAATACATTGCAGACGTGGGGGCAGAGCTCGTATACGGAGGTTCCATCAGTGGATTGATGGGGGCAGTAAGTGATGGCGTGATCAAGAAAAATGGAAACGTCACTGGAATTTACCCTCGTGGACTATTTGCGGATGAGGTACCTAGAGAGGATGTAACAGAATTTATTTTTACGGATACGTTGGATGAACGAAAACAGCTTTTGATCAATAAGTCAGATGCTTATTTGGTCCTGCCTGGCGGCTTGGGAACGTTGGAAGAGCTGTCCCAAGTATTGAGTGCTAGTTCAATTGGACTCATTCCCGCAAAACCCGTTGCAATACTAGATATTGACGGATTTTACTACTCATTCATTGAGTTTCTGATCAACGCTTCAAATGAAGCCTTTATTGATCCAGAGGCTACTAAGCACCTATTGATCTCCGCAGATTATCACTCCTTGATTGATAAAATTTGCTGCGAAGTTGCTGGAGAAGGAGTCGTTGCTTCATGA
- a CDS encoding TraX family protein: MNTGIIKKGFSTFDLKILGIILMVIDHVHQMFVPFGAPDWLDWFGRPVATLFFFVSVVGFSHTHNKKSYMLRLYISMVLMALFTYSLEQLVGYDQVVLMNNIFRDLFVGTLMMYAIDLFIEGKKNTNWLKMIASILLFLLPILLSLLLPVLLSSPDLMQHRFSFLIIASLLPALLLAENNIMVLLIPLLYISRNNRKIQCLLIAITAAIYFFLGTTQWIMVFAIIPISLYNGQKGKGMKYFFYIFYPAHIAILYLLSAFLFNR; the protein is encoded by the coding sequence TTGAATACGGGTATAATAAAAAAAGGATTTTCTACATTTGATTTAAAAATTTTAGGAATTATTTTAATGGTTATTGATCACGTTCACCAGATGTTTGTTCCATTCGGCGCACCCGATTGGTTGGATTGGTTCGGGCGACCAGTGGCGACACTTTTCTTTTTCGTCAGTGTCGTGGGGTTTTCTCATACCCATAATAAGAAATCTTATATGCTGCGGCTTTACATTTCGATGGTTCTTATGGCGCTATTTACTTACTCGCTGGAGCAACTCGTAGGATACGATCAAGTCGTTTTGATGAATAATATTTTTCGGGACCTTTTTGTCGGAACGCTGATGATGTATGCGATCGACCTGTTCATCGAAGGAAAAAAGAACACTAATTGGCTAAAAATGATTGCATCCATCTTGTTATTTTTATTGCCAATCCTTCTTTCATTGCTGCTTCCAGTGCTTCTTTCGAGTCCTGATTTGATGCAGCATCGATTCAGCTTTTTGATTATCGCCTCTCTTCTGCCGGCATTGCTTTTAGCAGAAAATAATATCATGGTGTTATTGATACCTTTACTTTATATTTCAAGAAACAACCGGAAGATCCAATGCTTATTGATTGCGATCACCGCAGCCATTTATTTCTTCTTAGGAACAACACAATGGATCATGGTGTTTGCGATCATTCCGATCTCGCTCTACAACGGACAAAAGGGAAAAGGGATGAAATACTTCTTTTATATTTTTTATCCGGCTCACATTGCCATCCTTTACCTCTTATCTGCTTTTTTATTCAATCGATGA
- a CDS encoding sorbitol-6-phosphate dehydrogenase subunit gives MENWLHLDDKVMIVTGGSSGIGKSIVNSLLEKNARVINFDLKTTDSFDNENYFFYKVDVSKKTEVEDQVAKVYRTFGKIDGLVNNAGIALPGMLVNPDGSGNYELTEELFDRTIAVNQKSVFLLSQAAARVMIPQRSGVIVNLSTESAREGSIGQGFYVGTKGAINSMTCTWAKELGPYNIRVLGVAPGIMEETDLRSESYEETLAFIRGITVEELRQGYEQAATIPMGRAGRLSEVADVVAFYLSDHASYLSGIITNVAGGKSRG, from the coding sequence ATGGAAAATTGGTTGCATTTGGACGATAAGGTCATGATAGTCACAGGCGGTTCTTCAGGGATCGGGAAAAGTATCGTAAATTCTTTGTTAGAAAAAAATGCACGAGTGATCAATTTTGATCTCAAGACTACCGATTCCTTTGATAATGAAAACTATTTCTTCTATAAAGTAGATGTATCTAAAAAAACTGAAGTGGAGGATCAGGTCGCTAAAGTTTATCGCACGTTTGGAAAAATCGACGGTCTTGTGAACAACGCGGGAATCGCTTTGCCCGGAATGTTAGTGAATCCAGATGGGTCAGGAAACTATGAGCTAACGGAGGAATTGTTTGATCGAACGATTGCCGTCAATCAAAAGAGTGTCTTTTTATTAAGTCAAGCAGCGGCACGTGTCATGATCCCTCAGCGATCAGGCGTCATCGTGAACCTGTCTACTGAAAGCGCCAGAGAAGGGTCCATTGGTCAAGGCTTTTATGTAGGGACCAAAGGGGCGATCAATAGTATGACGTGTACGTGGGCTAAGGAATTAGGTCCATACAATATTCGTGTGTTGGGCGTGGCCCCCGGAATCATGGAAGAAACAGATCTGCGCTCAGAGAGTTACGAAGAAACACTCGCATTCATTCGTGGGATAACTGTCGAAGAATTAAGACAGGGCTATGAGCAGGCAGCAACTATTCCAATGGGCAGAGCAGGAAGACTTAGCGAAGTTGCGGATGTCGTTGCATTTTATTTATCAGATCATGCAAGCTACTTAAGTGGTATCATCACAAATGTGGCTGGCGGAAAATCAAGAGGGTGA
- a CDS encoding BglG family transcription antiterminator, producing the protein MNLEDRNNQILMELINNPRITSKVIYERFDLSRSQLNYALKKINDFLEDGKLPQIKRTKNGHFLVPQAVVSMFGGGKEKEHEKTGRYIFSGQERIWVIELMILAKEEYLSLDHFIVELEVSRNTILRDLKRINEKVKKDHLELKYNRQTGYYFHGDEWNKRDLLSRVLMNVAEIYDGVNCIIQFSKIDTTLVEVFKRRISLVEEKLNIQFTDDRLKVLPLLIILIIRRAKRGKQIIYNFKINDFELADTKEFLAAEHIIWDVEEISRNERVYLALLLLTTNLSQANILSVSEMDNLKEALLDVLNNFEKVSGLTVDRKEILLERLLIHMRPAYYRIKYHLNLQTRFYQENKDADLFSLFYLVKESSEPLIQFFGEPIPDPELFLISLFIGSHIVESTEIIRDENRKRAIIVCPNGISISLLLRNTLQNLLPEIEFVELVSERTFYREEYDVDFIFSAIPLETEKSVFVVNNFLTDEEKRQLRARVLRSVTLSQNTLVNPEKIMSLIKKYTVISDEENLYHELLTLFTPKGFEVVEKKRLHLVDALNEDTIQVFDEEIAWLDLLDKLAKPLNDQQVISKNFVKVLKEEMPVLPQYTVLRNTIGLPHTMSEAGALGVGLSMGIVKKGIVTEDGSRIHTVILLASNDKDKHVDLIFELMNLAGSEQLKKNRNSRINQ; encoded by the coding sequence ATGAACTTAGAAGATAGAAATAACCAAATATTAATGGAACTAATCAATAATCCGCGAATTACCAGTAAAGTTATATATGAAAGGTTCGATCTATCGAGAAGTCAGTTAAATTACGCTTTAAAAAAAATCAATGATTTTCTGGAAGATGGAAAGCTGCCCCAGATCAAGCGAACAAAGAATGGTCATTTTTTAGTTCCTCAGGCAGTGGTATCCATGTTTGGAGGGGGGAAAGAGAAGGAGCACGAAAAAACAGGTCGTTACATTTTTTCAGGTCAAGAGAGGATCTGGGTCATTGAATTGATGATTTTGGCGAAAGAGGAATACCTTTCCCTGGATCATTTTATCGTGGAACTAGAGGTGAGTCGAAATACGATTTTACGAGATTTGAAGAGAATCAATGAAAAAGTAAAAAAAGACCATCTTGAGTTGAAATACAACCGGCAAACGGGGTATTACTTTCACGGCGATGAATGGAACAAGCGGGATCTCTTGTCTCGAGTTTTGATGAATGTAGCGGAGATTTACGACGGCGTGAATTGCATCATTCAATTTTCAAAAATCGATACGACGCTGGTGGAAGTTTTCAAACGCCGTATCAGTCTAGTAGAAGAAAAACTGAACATTCAATTTACGGATGATCGATTAAAGGTATTGCCCCTCTTGATTATTTTAATCATTCGCAGAGCAAAACGAGGGAAACAAATTATCTACAATTTCAAGATCAATGATTTTGAATTGGCGGATACAAAAGAATTTTTAGCTGCGGAACACATTATTTGGGATGTGGAGGAGATAAGCAGAAATGAACGCGTCTATCTCGCGTTGTTGCTGCTTACGACGAATTTATCTCAGGCCAACATCTTATCTGTGAGCGAGATGGACAACTTAAAAGAAGCGTTGCTTGATGTCTTGAACAATTTCGAAAAAGTTTCGGGTCTTACGGTTGATCGAAAAGAAATCTTGCTGGAACGGCTGCTGATTCATATGAGACCGGCATATTACCGCATTAAATATCATTTAAATCTACAAACACGCTTTTATCAAGAAAACAAGGACGCTGATTTATTCTCATTGTTCTATTTAGTAAAAGAATCCAGTGAGCCGTTAATCCAGTTTTTCGGAGAACCCATTCCAGACCCGGAGCTCTTCCTGATCTCCTTGTTTATTGGGAGTCATATCGTGGAGAGTACGGAGATCATTCGGGATGAGAACCGAAAGCGGGCGATCATTGTTTGTCCCAATGGCATTTCGATTTCTTTATTGCTAAGAAATACGTTGCAGAATTTACTGCCGGAAATCGAGTTTGTTGAGCTAGTCTCCGAACGAACATTTTACCGTGAAGAATACGACGTGGACTTTATCTTCTCAGCAATCCCTCTAGAGACTGAAAAATCTGTTTTTGTTGTGAATAATTTCTTGACGGACGAGGAAAAAAGGCAGTTGCGCGCACGGGTTTTACGTTCAGTGACGCTCTCTCAAAATACATTAGTCAACCCTGAGAAAATCATGTCTTTGATCAAAAAGTACACGGTAATCTCCGATGAAGAGAATTTGTATCATGAATTGTTGACTTTGTTTACACCGAAAGGCTTTGAGGTGGTGGAGAAAAAAAGGCTGCACTTGGTCGATGCGTTGAATGAAGACACGATCCAAGTGTTCGATGAGGAAATCGCCTGGCTTGATCTTTTAGACAAACTAGCAAAACCGCTAAATGATCAACAGGTCATCAGCAAAAATTTTGTGAAGGTATTAAAAGAAGAAATGCCTGTATTACCACAATACACGGTACTGCGGAATACGATCGGACTGCCTCATACCATGAGTGAAGCCGGGGCATTGGGGGTAGGGCTCAGTATGGGAATCGTCAAAAAAGGGATCGTGACTGAGGATGGATCGAGGATACACACGGTGATCTTACTTGCTTCGAATGACAAAGACAAACACGTGGATCTGATTTTTGAATTAATGAATTTGGCGGGCTCAGAGCAATTAAAAAAAAATAGAAACAGCAGAATCAATCAATGA
- a CDS encoding fructose-6-phosphate aldolase — translation MEYMLDTVCLESIEKYLDIVPIKGVTSTPSIIKREGKIDFFSHMKRTLDVIGGDRTLHMQVVAKDTVGMMEDAKKIWRILGEDVFVKIPASKAGLSALTRLKKDNAECRITTSAVYTKLHAFMALEAGADYVAIYTNRSEALGIDPFETIHSAKRYMISQSLQGKIMASSIKSTTQITDAIEAGADAVTFSPAILEEFFHFAATKKAIDDFTDDWISLFQTKTI, via the coding sequence ATGGAGTACATGTTGGATACCGTTTGCTTAGAAAGTATTGAAAAATATCTGGATATCGTCCCTATAAAGGGAGTGACCTCAACACCAAGTATCATAAAGAGAGAGGGTAAAATTGACTTTTTCTCTCATATGAAAAGAACATTAGATGTGATTGGCGGTGATCGCACCTTGCATATGCAGGTGGTAGCAAAGGACACTGTGGGAATGATGGAGGATGCTAAAAAGATTTGGCGCATTCTCGGGGAGGACGTTTTTGTTAAAATCCCTGCATCTAAAGCTGGGTTGAGTGCATTGACACGCTTGAAAAAAGACAATGCTGAATGTCGGATCACGACCTCAGCGGTGTATACAAAATTACACGCGTTTATGGCGTTGGAGGCGGGAGCCGATTATGTCGCTATTTATACCAATCGTTCTGAAGCGCTCGGAATCGATCCGTTTGAGACGATTCATTCTGCGAAGAGGTATATGATAAGCCAATCCCTGCAAGGAAAAATAATGGCCTCTAGTATCAAAAGTACGACACAAATCACAGACGCGATAGAAGCAGGCGCGGATGCAGTCACATTTTCTCCGGCGATTTTAGAAGAGTTTTTTCATTTTGCGGCGACAAAAAAAGCGATCGATGATTTTACCGATGATTGGATAAGCCTGTTTCAAACAAAAACGATTTGA
- a CDS encoding PTS sugar transporter subunit IIA, giving the protein MENNEKLSFYVKTPLIFVQESFSTSDEIFKHVYEKALEMGWVRQDFLERIEQREATFPTGLQLETFGAAIPHTDAECILTEFVAVVTNKQPVTFTSMEDINQKVPADIVFILGLNQPHAQLEMLQSLMKLLQDNTILEEVLSASNSEQLLHAIKKNEK; this is encoded by the coding sequence ATGGAGAATAATGAGAAACTAAGTTTTTATGTAAAAACTCCTTTGATTTTTGTTCAAGAGTCTTTTTCAACAAGTGATGAGATTTTTAAACACGTTTATGAAAAGGCTTTAGAAATGGGGTGGGTCAGGCAAGACTTCCTTGAGCGAATAGAGCAGCGGGAAGCGACATTTCCAACAGGACTCCAACTGGAGACTTTCGGAGCGGCTATCCCCCATACGGATGCGGAATGTATACTGACGGAATTTGTGGCAGTAGTGACCAACAAACAGCCAGTCACATTCACCAGTATGGAGGACATCAATCAAAAAGTCCCTGCCGATATCGTGTTCATCTTGGGGTTGAATCAACCTCATGCGCAACTAGAGATGCTGCAATCATTAATGAAATTATTACAAGATAACACGATTTTAGAGGAAGTTCTATCAGCATCAAATTCGGAACAATTGCTTCATGCAATCAAAAAAAACGAGAAATAA